One region of Vitis vinifera cultivar Pinot Noir 40024 chromosome 1, ASM3070453v1 genomic DNA includes:
- the LOC100249247 gene encoding glutamine synthetase (The RefSeq protein has 3 substitutions, 1 non-frameshifting indel compared to this genomic sequence), translating into MSLLADLQNINLSDSTEKIIAEYIWIGGSGNDLRSKARTLSGPVTGPAQLPKWNYDGSSTGQAPGEDSEVILYPQAIFKDPFRGGDNILVMCDAYTPGGEPIPTNKRFNAAKIFSHPEVTAEEPWYGIEQEYTLLQKDVNWPLGWPVGGFPGPQGIIYCGIGADKAFGRDIVDSHYKACLYAGINISGINGEVMPGQWEFQVGPAVGISAGDELWVARYILERITEIAGVVVSFDPKPIKGDWNGAGAHTNYSTKSMRNTGGYDVIKKAIEKLGLRHKEHISAYGEGNERRLTGRHETADINTFCWGVANRGASIRVGRDTEKEGKGYFEDRRPASNMDPIVVTSMIAETTILWKP; encoded by the exons ATGTCTCTCCTCGCTGATCTCCAGAACATCAACCTCAGTGACTCCACGGAGAAGATTATCGCCGAATACATATG gatCGGCGGATCCGGAAATGATTTGAGGAGTAAAGCAAGG ACCCTCTCCGGTCCGGTCACTGGCCCAGCGCAACTGCCGAAGTGGAACTACGATGGATCCAGCACCGGCCAGGCTCCCGGCGAAGACAGTGAAGTCATTTTATA CCCTCAGGCGATCTTTAAGGATCCCTTCAGAGGAGGAGACAATATTCTG GTCATGTGCGATGCCTACACTCCAGGGGGCGAACCAATCCCGACAAACAAGAGATTCAATGCTGCCAAGATTTTTAGCCATCCTGAAGTGACCGCCGAGGAGCCTTG GTATGGCATTGAGCAAGAATATACTCTTCTTCAGAAGGACGTCAACTGGCCGCTTGGATGGCCAGTTGGCGGCTTCCCTGGCCCTCAGGTACTGATTAT CTACTGTGGAATTGGGGCTGACAAGGCCTTTGGTCGTGACATAGTAGATGCTCACTACAAGGCATGCCTGTATGCTGGAATCAACATTTCTGGAATCAATGGAGAGGTCATGCCTGGGCAG TGGGAATTCCAAGTTGGGCCTGCAGTTGGGATCTCTGCTGGTGATGAATTATGGGTTGCCCGGTACATTCTGGAg AGGATTACAGAAATCGCTGGAGTTGTCGTTTCATTTGACCCAAAACCTATCAAG GGAGACTGGAATGGTGCTGGAGCTCACACCAACTATAG CACGAAATCCATGAGGAATACTGGTGGATATGATGTGATTAAAAAGGCAATTGAAAAGTTGGGTTTGCGCCACAAGGAGCATATTTCAGCTTATGGAGAGGGTAATGAGAGAAGATTGACTGGTCGCCATGAAACAGCTGACATCAACACTTTCTGTTGG GGTGTTGCCAACAGAGGTGCCTCTATCCGTGTTGGCCGTGACActgaaaaggaaggaaaag GTTACTTTGAAGACAGAAGACCTGCTTCCAACATGGATCCATACGTTGTCACTTCCATGATCGCCGAGACCACCATCCTCTGGAAGCCTTAG
- the LOC100249247 gene encoding glutamine synthetase isoform X1, whose amino-acid sequence MSLLADLQNINLSDSTEKIIAEYIWIGGSGNDLRSKARTLSGPVTGPAQLPKWNYDGSSTGQAPGEDSEVILYPQAIFKDPFRGGDNILVMCDAYTPGGEPIPTNKRFNAAKIFSHPEVTAEEPWYGIEQEYTLLQKDVNWPLGWPVGGFPGPQGPYYCGIGADKAFGRDIVDAHYKACLYAGINISGINGEVMPGQWEFQVGPAVGISAGDELWVARYILERITEIAGVVVSFDPKPIKGDWNGAGAHTNYSTKSMRNTGGYDVIKKAIEKLGLRHKEHISAYGEGNERRLTGRHETADINTFCWGVANRGASIRVGRDTEKEGKGYFEDRRPASNMDPYVVTSMIAETTILWKP is encoded by the exons ATGTCTCTCCTCGCTGATCTCCAGAACATCAACCTCAGTGACTCCACGGAGAAGATTATCGCCGAATACATATG gatCGGCGGATCCGGAAATGATTTGAGGAGTAAAGCAAGG ACCCTCTCCGGTCCGGTCACTGGCCCAGCGCAACTGCCGAAGTGGAACTACGATGGATCCAGCACCGGCCAGGCTCCCGGCGAAGACAGTGAAGTCATTTTATA CCCTCAGGCGATCTTTAAGGATCCCTTCAGAGGAGGAGACAATATTCTG GTCATGTGCGATGCCTACACTCCAGGGGGCGAACCAATCCCGACAAACAAGAGATTCAATGCTGCCAAGATTTTTAGCCATCCTGAAGTGACCGCCGAGGAGCCTTG GTATGGCATTGAGCAAGAATATACTCTTCTTCAGAAGGACGTCAACTGGCCGCTTGGATGGCCAGTTGGCGGCTTCCCTGGCCCTCAG GGGCCATACTACTGTGGAATTGGGGCTGACAAGGCCTTTGGTCGTGACATAGTAGATGCTCACTACAAGGCATGCCTGTATGCTGGAATCAACATTTCTGGAATCAATGGAGAGGTCATGCCTGGGCAG TGGGAATTCCAAGTTGGGCCTGCAGTTGGGATCTCTGCTGGTGATGAATTATGGGTTGCCCGGTACATTCTGGAg AGGATTACAGAAATCGCTGGAGTTGTCGTTTCATTTGACCCAAAACCTATCAAG GGAGACTGGAATGGTGCTGGAGCTCACACCAACTATAG CACGAAATCCATGAGGAATACTGGTGGATATGATGTGATTAAAAAGGCAATTGAAAAGTTGGGTTTGCGCCACAAGGAGCATATTTCAGCTTATGGAGAGGGTAATGAGAGAAGATTGACTGGTCGCCATGAAACAGCTGACATCAACACTTTCTGTTGG GGTGTTGCCAACAGAGGTGCCTCTATCCGTGTTGGCCGTGACActgaaaaggaaggaaaag GTTACTTTGAAGACAGAAGACCTGCTTCCAACATGGATCCATACGTTGTCACTTCCATGATCGCCGAGACCACCATCCTCTGGAAGCCTTAG